The DNA segment GAGGTTCTTCTCGTTGAGGAAGATCGCGGAGTGGTCTCCGCTCTCGCGGGCTTCGGCCAGCTTGGCCAGCGCGTCGTTGGCGCCCTTCACGTACGTGGCGTGGTGTTTGCTGTGGTGGAGCTCGTTGATCTGCCCCGAGATGTGCGGTTCGAGTGCGCCGTAGTCGTAATCAAGATCGGGCAAGGTGTATTCAGCCATAAGGTTCCTTCCTCATCAGCGATCGATGGAGCTCGACATGCTCGACATCGTTGTCAACCTTGCTCCATCGCAGCGCGCACCGCAAGGATGCACGTTCCGCCCGCATCAATACCCGCCCGGCGGGCGATCAGAACAGGACGATCAGCGCGAGGATGCCCAGCAGGACCAGCGCGATGACGCCCGCCCGCAGGCACGCGATCAGCTGGCTGCGGGTGTAGACGCTCGCCGACGTGTGCCATTCCGAGGGCGGCATAGCCGAACCGTGTCCCATCGGAGGAGACGCCATCAGAAGCTCCTGACCTGCACGATCAATACAAACCCCCAGTGAGATCCATCACACGGCAACCGTGTGACGCCGATCATAACCGGTCGGGAACGCCGGGGGAAATCGGGTCGGCGCAGGACGCCACGATCCAGTGTCCGTCGATGTCAGAGGCGGTATCGGGACGCGGGCCCGGTCCGGCAGCGGGTTCGGATCACCGCGAGCGCAACCGCCCTCCGCGGGCGGGAACCGCGGCGGACAGCGAAGTCACGAGGTTGCCTCGGCGTGTCGACCGGGTACCCCGGGGTCTGGGTTGGCACACTGACTGCCCGGCCGCCGGACAGCTCTCGCGGCAGGGGTGAGTTCGGCCTGCCTTAGTGGTGCTAACCATTTCGCTCGACGGTTTCGTTACCGGCGTGTGACCTTTGGGCAGACTCTCGGTTTATCCACAGTTTCACTCGGCAAGCGCCCGCTTCGACTTGCGCGTTTCCGCTCACACACCAACCCGGGGCTGTGGATGAACCTGTGGAAATTGTGGATAACTCCGCGATTGCTGTCTTCCCGGGACGAGCGCGAGTCGGCGTCGGCGTGACAGCATGGAGCCCATGGACGACGTCGAGGTGATACAGGCCGACGTGACCGAACTCCCCGCTGCCTTCGACGAGTCGACTTTGCTGCTCGATGTGCGCGAAGACGACGAGTGGCAGTGCGGACACGCAGCGGACGCGATGCACATCCCCATGGGCGACGTGCCGTCGCGCCTCGGTGAGGTCGACCCCGAGGCCACGGTCTACGTGATGTGCCATGCCGGCGGCCGCTCGCAGCGCGTCGCGCAGTATCTGGCGCGCAACGGGTACCGGGCGATCAACGTCAGCGGAGGGATGCTGGCCTGGTCCGCGGCCGGACGACCGGTCGTCACCGACGACGGTGGCCCCGGAAGCGTGTGATCACCGCCGCTAGGCTGGTCGGATGATCCAGGTGTGTTCCCGCTGCGGAACGCGGTGGAACGTGCGCGACCGGGAACGACAGGTGTGTCCCCGGTGTCAGGGTGCGTTGATGGCGCCCTCGGCGCCACCGGCACCGGGTGCGGAGTGGAGCGGCGCCTCGGCCCGGCCCGGCGGCCCTCAGCGCCTGCCTGCCGGTTACCGCTGGATCGCCGTGCGGCCCGGTGCGCCACCGCCGCCGCGCGCCCGCCGCCGGCCGCTCGGACCCACCCCTCGCTACACGACGATCCCCCGATGGGGGCTCGTCGAGCACTTCGACGCCGTCGACCCGTCGGCGGCGCAGACCCGCACCGGCCCGTCGCCGACCGCGCTGCGCACGACGCTGATCGTGACCATGGCGGTGCTCGGCGCCACCGCCGCCATCCACGCGCTGCGGTACCTGCTGCTGCTGATCAACCGCACCACGCTGCTGCATCCGCTGGTGGCGGGTGCGGCGACCTGGTTGGGCGTCGCGATGAGCGTCGTGGCGGCGTTCCTGGTGGTCGCCAGCATCGTGCTGCTGACGAACTGGCTGATCGCGCGCCGCGGGGCCGCCTACGCCTACCGCGGGCAGGCCGATCCGCGGGATCCGCGGCGCATCCGGCTGGCCTGCCTGGTGCCGTTCGTCAACCTGTTCTTCGCCCCGGTCTACGCCCTGGAACTGGCCGCGCTGGAAAGCCGCACGTCGACGATGCGCAGGCCGATCATCGTGTGGTGGATTCTGTGGGTGCTCAGCACAGTCGTCTCGGTGTTCTCGATCGCGACCAGCTTCACCACCGACCCGCAGGGCATCGCCGACAACACCGTGGTGACCACGATCGCCTACCTGACCGCGCTGGCCACGCTGCTGGTGGCCCACCGCGTGGTGTCCGGCTTCGAGCAGGCGCCGGTGTCCCGCCCGGTCAAACGCTGGGTGATGGTGCCGGACGACGACGGGCCGGCGACGCCGGATGTGCACGCAGGCAGCCAATCCGGCGGTCCGGTTGAGTCCAGGGGCCAAGACCCGGCAGCATAGGGGCCATGAACCCGGATGACGGCACGCTCGGCGGTCATCCGTTCGTCGTCGCGCACCGTGGCGCCTCCGCCGACCGGCCCGAGCACACACTGGCCGCCTACGAGCTGGCGCTCAGAGAAGGTGCGGACGCGGTCGAGTGCGATGTGCGGCTGACCCGCGACGGCCATCTGGTGTGCGTCCACGACCGTCGGGTGGACCGGACGTCGTCGGGGACCGGGGTCGTCAGTGAGATGACGCTGGCCGAGCTGCGCGACCTGGACTTCGGCTCCTGGCACGCCAGCTGGCGCCCGGGCGCAGGCGCCGACATGACCGACGTGCTGACGCTGGAGAAGCTCGTCGAGCTGGTCCTGGACTGGCACCGGCCGGTCAAGATGTTCATCGAGACCAAACACCCCGTGCGCTACGGCGCGCTGGTGGAGAACAAGGTGCTGGTGCTGCTGCACCGCTTCGGTATCGCGGCGCCGGCCTCGGCCGATCTCGCGCGGGCCGTGGTGATGTCCTTCTCGGCGGCCGCGGTGTGGCGGATCCGGCGCGCCGCGCCGATGCTGCCGACCGTGCTGCTCGGCGAGACGTCACGCTATCTGGGCGGTAGTGCGGCGACGACGGTCGGGGCGACCGCCGTGGGGCCGTCGATCATGACGTTGCGCGAGCACCCCGAACTGGTCGACCGCGCCGCTGCCCAGGGGCGGGCGATGTACTGCTGGACGGTCGACCACTACGAGGACGTGCGGTACTGCCGAGACCTCGGTGTGGCCTGGGTGGCGACGAACCACCCCGGCCGCACCAAGGACTGGCTGCAGAACGGGTTGACCGGCGCGGCCGGCACCGATCGTTAGAGCGCGCCGCCCGCCGCGCGCGGGGCGCCCGAGTCGGATGCGCCACGCGGCATGTCGCGGGCGACGAAGTCCTCGAGGTGGAAAAGGTTGGCGCCCGCCCGCTCGGCGATGCGCACGAGCGTGGTCATCTGCGCGACCTCCTCGACCTGCTCCTTGAGGAACCACTGCATGAACTGCTCGCCGAGGTAGTCACCCTCTTCGCGGGCCACGCTGGCCAGCCGGGTGATCTGCTCGGTGACGGCGCGCTCCTGGTCGAGGGCCAGGGCGAGCGCGTCGCGGGGCGAGTCGAACCGGTTGCACACCTCGTCGACGCCCGGGATCTCCAGCTCGACGTCGCGGTCGATCAGGTACTGCACGAGCATCATGGCGTGGTTGCGCTCCTCGACGGACTGGCCGTAGAAGTGCTTGGCGAGCTGCGGCAGATCGGCGCCGTCGAAGTACACCGCGATCGCGATGTATTGCTGGGCGGCGGTGAATTCGCTGCGGATCTGTTCCTTGAGGAGTCCGTGGAATTTGGTGTCGAGAGCGCCGAATGTCGTCATGACCGCCACGATATAGCAGGTCAGAGGGCATTGTCAGCCAAGGTCAACCTTACTGAGGGAAGCTTCCCCTAAGCTGAAGCGGCAAATCTGTGACCGCGGTAACACACCAAGGCTTGGTTTGCTGAGTGTAGGCGTACCTCAGCGTGGGCCAGCCTGGGTCAACCTGGCGCGTCGAGCACGTCGGTGGGGACCGGGGTGTCGGCGGCCAGCGCGCCGAACAGCCGCCCGGCCGCATCGCCGTCCCACACCACGACGGCGCCGGAGCCGCCGCTGGTGAACTCGCCGATCGGGACCGTCGTGGTGGTGAAGTCCCCGCGCAGCGCCCAGCCGAGCCGGGCGAGGTCCCAGACATGCGCACCCGTGTCCACGGTCAGCGCGGCTCCGGCCGCGTGGGCCATCGGGAACCAGCGCAGCGGGTTGAGGAACACCGCGGGGCTCGCGGCGCGGTGCAGCAGCGCCGACATGAACGCCCGCTGGTTGATCATCCGGTCCAGGTCGGCGCGCGGGGTCGCGCGGGTGCGCACGAACCCCAGCGCGTTGCGGCCGTCGAGCTCCTGACAGCCGGCGGGCAGGTCGATGCCGGCGAGCGGATCGCTGATGGGCTCGGGCGGGCACATCGTGACCCCGCCGACGGCGTCGACCACCGCGGCGAACCCGTC comes from the Mycolicibacterium litorale genome and includes:
- a CDS encoding rhodanese-like domain-containing protein, translated to MEPMDDVEVIQADVTELPAAFDESTLLLDVREDDEWQCGHAADAMHIPMGDVPSRLGEVDPEATVYVMCHAGGRSQRVAQYLARNGYRAINVSGGMLAWSAAGRPVVTDDGGPGSV
- a CDS encoding DUF4328 domain-containing protein; its protein translation is MIQVCSRCGTRWNVRDRERQVCPRCQGALMAPSAPPAPGAEWSGASARPGGPQRLPAGYRWIAVRPGAPPPPRARRRPLGPTPRYTTIPRWGLVEHFDAVDPSAAQTRTGPSPTALRTTLIVTMAVLGATAAIHALRYLLLLINRTTLLHPLVAGAATWLGVAMSVVAAFLVVASIVLLTNWLIARRGAAYAYRGQADPRDPRRIRLACLVPFVNLFFAPVYALELAALESRTSTMRRPIIVWWILWVLSTVVSVFSIATSFTTDPQGIADNTVVTTIAYLTALATLLVAHRVVSGFEQAPVSRPVKRWVMVPDDDGPATPDVHAGSQSGGPVESRGQDPAA
- a CDS encoding glycerophosphodiester phosphodiesterase, translated to MNPDDGTLGGHPFVVAHRGASADRPEHTLAAYELALREGADAVECDVRLTRDGHLVCVHDRRVDRTSSGTGVVSEMTLAELRDLDFGSWHASWRPGAGADMTDVLTLEKLVELVLDWHRPVKMFIETKHPVRYGALVENKVLVLLHRFGIAAPASADLARAVVMSFSAAAVWRIRRAAPMLPTVLLGETSRYLGGSAATTVGATAVGPSIMTLREHPELVDRAAAQGRAMYCWTVDHYEDVRYCRDLGVAWVATNHPGRTKDWLQNGLTGAAGTDR
- a CDS encoding ferritin, translated to MTTFGALDTKFHGLLKEQIRSEFTAAQQYIAIAVYFDGADLPQLAKHFYGQSVEERNHAMMLVQYLIDRDVELEIPGVDEVCNRFDSPRDALALALDQERAVTEQITRLASVAREEGDYLGEQFMQWFLKEQVEEVAQMTTLVRIAERAGANLFHLEDFVARDMPRGASDSGAPRAAGGAL